The following proteins are co-located in the Manihot esculenta cultivar AM560-2 chromosome 7, M.esculenta_v8, whole genome shotgun sequence genome:
- the LOC110618841 gene encoding protein DETOXIFICATION 43, with product MAEDSALQLTERKWKMPLMVFFRDARLIFKMDELGSEILRVAVPAAMALAADPIASLIDTAFIGHLGPVEIAAVGVSIAIFNQASKVTIFPLVSITTSFVAEEDTAQKMSNEPQKGEEFEKKDSAKTCEMKELVPEDVMLENLEKGSAEDTEEKDPIPDDADCKAVACKSSTFTEGKAFKEKPKNKKERRHIPSASTALIVGGILGLVQAIFLIFCAKPLLSIMGVKSGSPMLTPARKYLTLRALGSPAVLLSLAMQGVFRGFKDTKTPLYATVAGDVANIILDPIFIFACRLGVSGAAIAHVLSQYLISLILLWSLMKKVDLLPPSAKDLQFGRFLKNGFLLLARVIAATICVTLAASRAARLGSTPMAAFQVCLQVWLTSSLLADGLAVAGQAIIACAFAEKDYQKATTAATRVLQMSFVLGLGLAVVVGVGLHFGDGIFSKDPNVLHIISIGIPFVAATQPINSIAFVFDGVNFGASDFAYSAYSMVLVAIASIATIFVLSNTGGFVGIWIALTIFMGLRTFAGVWRMGTGTGPWRFLRGGLLP from the exons ATGGCTGAGGATAGTGCTTTGCAGCTAACTGAGAGAAAATGGAAGATGCCACTCATGGTTTTCTTTAGAGATGcaag ACTTATTTTCAAGATGGATGAACTTGGTTCTGAGATATTAAGGGTTGCAGTACCTGCTGCTATGGCTTTAGCTGCTGATCCTATTGCTTCACTGATTGACACTGCATTCATTGGCCATCTGG GACCTGTGGAAATAGCTGCTGTAGGAGTTTCAATTGCTATATTCAATCAAGCATCAAAGGTTACCATATTCCCATTGGTCAGTATCACTACTTCATTTGTTGCTGAGGAAGATACTGCTCAGAAGATGAGCAATGAACCTCAGAAAGGGGAGGAATTTGAAAAAAAGGATTCAGCTAAAACCTGTGAAATGAAAGAATTGGTGCCAGAAGATGTCATGCTTGAAAACTTGGAGAAAGGATCTGCAGAAGACACCGAAGAGAAAGATCCAATTCCAGATGATG ctGATTGTAAGGCAGTTGCATGCAAGTCTTCCACTTTTACTGAAGGAAAAGCTTTCAAGGAGAAACCAAAAAATAAGAAGGAAAGAAGACACATCCCTTCAGCCTCAACAGCACTCATTGTTGGAGGCATTCTTGGTCTTGTGCAGGCTATATTTCTCATATTCTGTGCAAAACCTCTCCTCAGTATCATGGGCGTGAAATCT GGTTCCCCCATGCTAACCCCTGCCAGGAAGTATTTGACATTAAGAGCACTAGGTTCTCCTGCAGTTCTTCTTTCTCTGGCCATGCAAGGAGTCTTCAGAGGATTTAAGGATACAAAAACTCCTTTATATGCCACAG TTGCTGGAGATGTGGCAAATATCATTTTGGATCCGATTTTTATCTTTGCCTGCCGCTTGGGTGTCAGTGGTGCAGCCATTGCTCATGTTCTTTCCCA GTACTTGATTTCACTGATCCTCTTATGGAGCTTGATGAAAAAAGTAGATCTCTTACCACCAAGTGCAAAAGATTTGCAATTTGGTCGGTTTCTCAAAAATG GTTTCCTATTGTTAGCCAGAGTCATAGCTGCTACAATCTGTGTGACCTTGGCAGCATCAAGGGCTGCAAGGCTCGGTTCGACGCCTATGGCTGCGTTCCAGGTTTGCTTACAGGTGTGGTTGACCTCATCCCTTCTTGCTGATGGGTTGGCTGTTGCTGGTCAG GCAATAATTGCTTGTGCATTTGCTGAGAAGGACTACCAGAAGGCAACAACTGCAGCCACCCGAGTTCTGCAG ATGAGTTTTGTTCTTGGACTGGGGCTAGCTGTTGTTGTTGGAGTAggcctgcattttggtgatggAATTTTTTCAAAAGATCCTAATGTTCTTCACATTATAAGCATAGGCATCCCG TTTGTTGCAGCAACACAACCTATCAACTCAATAGCCTTTGTCTTTGATGGTGTGAACTTCGGAGCTTCAGATTTTGCATATTCTGCATATTCTATG GTTCTGGTAGCCATAGCAAGCATTGCTACCATTTTTGTTCTCTCCAACACTGGTGGCTTTGTTGGAATATGGATTGCTCTAACCATCTTCATGGGGCTACGTACATTTGCTGGTGTATGGAG GATGGGGACTGGAACTGGACCTTGGAGATTTCTCAGAGGTGGATTGTTGCCTTAG
- the LOC110618840 gene encoding zinc finger CCCH domain-containing protein 30, with the protein MCGGPDRSAKSSSPSPSTVETSNAKDMNNLTVETVDSFSSLLDLAANNDVEGFKRLIQHDATSINEVGYWYGRQKGSKNIVLDHRTPLMVAATYGSVDVLKFIVAHTDADVNLSCGMDKTTALHCAASGGSLNAVDVVKLLLSAGADPNCLDGSNYRPIDVIVVPPKLQSQRAALEELLSNCVSNGSLGEHNSNGSLGELSSNGSVGDRPCLQVSISYSPTLSSSPENGSPPSPSVLASSPMASKYNDMPISTSEKKEYPIDPSLPDIKNSIYATDEFRMYSFKVRPCSRAYSHDWTECPFVHPGENARRRDPRKFHYSCVPCPDFRKGACRRGDMCEYAHGVFECWLHPAQYRTRLCKDGTSCNRRVCFFAHTPEELRPLYVSTGSAVPSPRSSASAASVMDMAAALSLLPGSPSSVSAMSPTPFNQSMSPTATSISHSSVAWPQPNVPTLHLPGSNFQSSRLRSSLSARDIPPEDLNLLSDFDAQQLILNDLPCFSQSRNNSASLNRSGWSKALAPSNLEELFSAEISSPRYADQAAAVFSPTHKSAVRNQFQQQQSMLSPINTTAVFSPKNVEHPLLHASFGVGSPGRMSPRSVEPLSPMGSRLAAFAQREKQQQHQLRSLSSRDLGSNNPAASVAGSPVNSWTKWGSPNGKLDWSVNGGDELGRLRRTSSFELGNNVEEPDLSWVQSLVKESPPEMLKEKYGMPVSGAALTGEGLKPNSEIDSVLESWLEQMQLDQQQQLVVQ; encoded by the coding sequence ATGTGTGGTGGTCCGGATAGATCAGCAAAATCATCCTCTCCGTCTCCATCTACTGTAGAAACATCTAACGCCAAAGATATGAATAATCTAACTGTTGAAACTGTAGACTCGTTTTCTAGTTTACTTGACCTTGCAGCTAACAATGATGTTGAAGGCTTTAAGCGATTGATACAGCATGATGCTACTTCAATTAATGAGGTTGGGTACTGGTATGGCCGCCAAAAAGGATCAAAGAATATTGTTCTTGACCATAGGACACCGCTAATGGTTGCTGCTACATATGGCAGTGTTGATGTTCTTAAGTTTATAGTTGCTCATACAGatgctgatgttaatctctcaTGTGGAATGGACAAAACCACTGCCCTTCACTGTGCTGCTTCAGGTGGATCTCTTAATGCTGTTGATGTTGTTAAACTGCTTTTATCAGCAGGTGCAGATCCAAATTGCCTAGATGGCAGCAACTATCGCCCCATTGATGTCATTGTCGTTCCACCCAAGCTGCAGAGCCAGAGAGCTGCTCTTGAAGAGCTTCTCTCAAACTGTGTTTCTAATGGCTCATTAGGTGAACATAATTCTAATGGCTCACTTGGTGAGCTCTCTTCTAATGGCTCTGTTGGTGATCGCCCGTGTCTGCAGGTGTCAATAAGCTACTCACCAACCCTTTCTTCCTCCCCAGAAAATGGCTCACCGCCTTCTCCTTCAGTGTTGGCATCTTCTCCAATGGCCTCAAAGTACAATGATATGCCAATAAGTACCTCTGAGAAGAAAGAATATCCAATTGATCCATCGCTCCCTGACATCAAGAACAGCATCTATGCAACAGATGAGTTTCGCATGTACTCCTTCAAGGTCCGCCCATGTTCTCGGGCATACTCACATGACTGGACAGAATGCCCTTTTGTTCACCCAGGAGAGAATGCACGTAGAAGAGACCCGCGGAAGTTTCATTACAGTTGTGTGCCTTGCCCTGATTTTCGTAAAGGGGCCTGCAGGCGTGGGGATATGTGTGAGTATGCTCATGGTGTTTTTGAGTGCTGGTTGCACCCAGCTCAATACCGAACTCGGCTTTGCAAAGATGGCACTAGTTGCAACAGACGGGTCTGCTTTTTTGCCCATACACCTGAAGAGCTCAGGCCCTTGTATGTTTCTACAGGATCTGCTGTCCCTTCACCCCGCTCATCTGCATCTGCAGCTAGTGTAATGGACATGGCGGCTGCTTTGAGCCTTTTGCCTGGTTCCCCATCATCAGTCTCTGCCATGTCTCCTACCCCATTTAACCAATCAATGTCACCTACAGCAACTAGCATTTCTCACTCATCTGTTGCATGGCCACAGCCAAATGTACCAACGCTACATCTCCCTGGCAGCAACTTTCAATCAAGTCGATTGAGATCATCCCTTAGTGCCCGAGATATACCGCCTGAGGATCTTAATTTGTTGTCTGATTTTGATGCCCAACAActgattttaaatgatttacCATGTTTTTCTCAGTCCCGTAACAATTCTGCATCTTTGAATCGTTCTGGTTGGTCAAAAGCACTAGCTCCATCAAATCTTGAAGAGCTTTTTTCTGCTGAAATCTCATCTCCTAGATATGCTGATCAAGCTGCTGCAGTTTTCTCCCCTACGCACAAGTCAGCTGTTCGCAATCAGTTCCAGCAGCAGCAGAGCATGTTATCACCCATCAATACTACGGCTGTTTTCTCCCCAAAAAATGTTGAGCATCCCCTACTGCATGCTTCATTTGGTGTTGGATCTCCTGGAAGAATGTCACCAAGAAGTGTGGAGCCTCTTTCTCCAATGGGCTCTCGTCTCGCTGCTTTTGCCCAGCGGGAGAAGCAGCAGCAACATCAACTGCGTAGCCTTAGCTCAAGGGATCTTGGATCAAACAATCCTGCAGCTTCTGTTGCTGGGTCTCCGGTGAATTCTTGGACTAAGTGGGGTTCGCCAAATGGAAAATTAGATTGGTCTGTTAATGGAGGAGATGAACTGGGTCGCCTGCGAAGAACATCATCATTTGAGCTTGGAAACAATGTTGAGGAGCCTGACCTCTCATGGGTCCAGTCTCTGGTCAAGGAATCGCCTCCTGAGATGCTTAAGGAGAAGTATGGTATGCCTGTTTCTGGTGCAGCCCTGACTGGTGAGGGACTGAAACCTAATTCTGAAATTGATTCTGTTTTAGAATCTTGGCTTGAGCAGATGCAGCTTGATCAGCAGCAACAGCTTGTAGTCCAGTGA
- the LOC110618493 gene encoding uncharacterized protein LOC110618493: protein MAVTEEPILSRLDRLDNMLRELEEIRGSCNRSPKSSFESTPSSGTRTSEGQISSIDYNSPRSTLEKHCRPINRVIMETETKGTLVERLDHVEERLLKLCIQLEEELEAEKKREEKSEKREKKGLKGIMKTMVNKGKKNPNKAKE from the exons ATGGCTGTCACCGAAGAGCCGATACTTTCAAGATTAGACCGTTTGGACAACATG TTGAGGGAGCTTGAAGAAATTAGAGGCAGCTGCAACAGATCACCAAAAAGCTCATTTGAATCGACCCCATCAAGTGGGACCCGTACAAGTGAAGGACAAATCTCATCCATTGATTATAATTCCCCAAGGAGTACTTTAGAAAAGCACTGTCGTCCTATCAACCGTGTGATTATGGAGACTGAAACTAAAGGCACACTAGTTGAAAGACTTGATCATGTAGAGGAACGTTTACTAAAG CTTTGCATCCAGCTGGAGGAAGAACTTGAAGCtgagaagaaaagagaagagaagagtgagaaaagagagaagaagggaTTAAAAGGAATTATGAAAACCATGGTTAATAAAGGAAAGAAGAACCCTAATAAAGCAAaggagtga
- the LOC110618838 gene encoding cation/H(+) antiporter 2 — protein sequence MEAAQLATQAICRQDLLNFNPIITTGMQAACMLVISHIFHLILTPSGQPGPVANIIAGLVLGPSLLCRVKRLKEFFIQSYSIEYYQVVSFIFRVFFMFLIGLDTDVPYIRRNLRLSSIIAFGCIFVCTLFGAASAIIVLHVLKLQYNKWTLIIVIPLIIANSASPVVIRMAAELKIDTLEVGRLGISSSLVNEMSCVVLYSLYISCQTGKKFGNGILCLLFSVGLVLLNRHLAFWFNRRNQNQKYVSNKEVLVVFVLVLATAAIIESYGYLSTLACFLFGLLFPREGKTARTLLQKLSYSVHNFVLPIYFGFVGFQFDVDHFMRVDNVVMIVLMILLSTGGKLVGALAACHYLNIPKNEAVMLAFILNFKGHTELLILELVPKVIAWWNRRLHSLVIIVVVLDTLIAGLVVVFMLRSKDYYFSHKRTSLESQDTDTELRMLACVYSSRHTSATVGLISAMSGCQNVPFTPYLMHLVELPEKRRKTKLMYHQLQDGDQFSDEEEYGGNDVLEINDVVDAFTADTKILINQTKVVASFAAMYEDVCSGAEYFRVSIIFVHLHKHQRIDEKLEDGKEGIRTSNQKILKHAPCSVGILVDRGHTGFKKPGSEYVQQVAVLFFGGPDDREALACSKRMVMHPYINLTLIRFLLSESKEQVNKWNNDASPNDDEVLLAISDPGIQNEMDDAYVDDFKNRFVKCGRASFAEKHVKNGEETGKILREMGETYSLIIVGKGGRGQSSMLIGLTDWEGCPELGTVGNLLASSELSISGSVLVIQQYRNHLNEKHVDDDL from the exons ATGGAAGCTGCACAATTAGCCACACAGGCAATTTGCAGACAAGATCTCTTAAACTTTAATCCAATAATAACAACAGGAATGCAAgcagcttgtatgcttgtaatCTCCCATATTTTTCATCTTATCTTGACACCTTCAGGACAACCTGGCCCTGTTGCAAACATCATT GCCGGTTTAGTGCTAGGTCCTTCATTGTTGTGCAGAGTCAAAAGGCTTAAAGAATTCTTTATCCAGTCTTATTCTATAGAATACTATCAAGTCGTGTCATTCATTTTTCGagttttttttatgttcttgaTTGGTTTGGACACAGATGTTCCTTATATAAGGCGAAATCTGCGTTTGTCAAGCATTATTGCATTTGGTTGTATATTTGTATGCACACTTTTTGGGGCAGCTTCTGCAATCATAGTCCTCCATGTATTGAAGCTGCAGTACAACAAATGGACATTGATAATTGTAATCCCATTGATAATAGCAAATTCAGCCTCTCCTGTTGTGATTCGGATGGCTGCAGAATTGAAAATTGATACTTTAGAAGTAGGAAGACTAGGAATATCTTCTTCTTTGGTGAATGAAATGTCTTGTGTAGTGTTATATTCACTGTACATTTCTTGTCAAACTGGGAAAAAGTTTGGAAATGGGATTCTTTGCCTTTTGTTTAGTGTGGGACTTGTTCTTTTGAACAGACACTTAGCTTTTTGGTTCAACAGAAGgaatcaaaaccaaaaatatGTGTCAAACAAAGAGGTCCTCGTCGTTTTCGTCCTCGTTTTAGCTACTGCTGCCATTATTGAATCCTATGGTTATCTAAGTACACTTGCTTGTTTCCTCTTTGGTTTGCTGTTCCCTAGAGAAGGCAAAACGGCTCGAACATTGTTGCAAAAACTCTCTTATTCTGTTCACAACTTCGTGCTTCCTATTTACTTTGGCTTTGTTGGGTTCCAATTTGACGTGGATCATTTTATGAGGGTTGACAATGTTGTTATGATTGTTCTTATGATCTTGTTGAGCACTGGAGGAAAACTTGTGGGTGCTCTAGCTGCCTGCCATTACCTAAACATTCCGAAAAATGAAGCTGTTATGCTTGCTTTCATCCTCAATTTTAAAGGCCACACTGAACTTCTAATTCTTGAATTAGTCCCTAAGGTCATT GCCTGGTGGAACAGAAGACTTCATAGTTTAGTGATAATAGTGGTTGTTCTTGACACATTAATTGCAGGATTAGTGGTGGTTTTTATGTTAAGATCAAAGGATTATTACTTTTCTCATAAACGTACTTCGCTCGAATCACAAGACACAGATACCGAGCTTCGAATGCTAGCTTGTGTTTATAGTTCGCGTCATACGTCTGCTACAGTTGGACTAATCTCAGCAATGAGTGGTTGTCAGAATGTTCCCTTTACTCCTTACTTGATGCACCTGGTTGAGCTTCCTGAGAAGCGCAGGAAAACAAAGCTGATGTATCACCAGCTACAAGATGGTGATCAATTCAGTGATGAGGAAGAATATGGTGGAAATGATGTGCTTGAGATTAATGATGTGGTTGATGCCTTTACTGCAGACACCAAAATTCTCATCAACCAAACAAAAGTTGTAGCATCTTTTGCAGCAATGTATGAGGATGTCTGCAGTGGTGCAGAGTACTTTCGCGTGTCGATAATTTTCGTGCATTTACATAAGCATCAACGCATTGATGAGAAGTTGGAAGATGGGAAAGAGGGTATCAGGACAAGCAACCAGAAAATTCTGAAACATGCACCATGTTCAGTTGGTATCCTGGTAGATAGAGGACACACAGGATTTAAGAAACCAGGTTCAGAATATGTACAGCAAGTAGCAGTACTGTTTTTCGGAGGTCCTGATGATCGTGAGGCCTTGGCTTGTAGTAAAAGGATGGTTATGCATCCTTATATTAATTTGACATTGATTCGTTTCTTATTATCAGAATCAAAGGAACAAGTTAATAAGTGGAATAATGATGCTTCTCCTAATGATGATGAAGTCCTTCTTGCTATATCAGATCCTGGAATTCAGAATGAGATGGATGATGCATATGTTGATGACTTCAAGAACAG GTTTGTGAAATGTGGAAGAGCAAGTTTTGCAGAGAAGCATGTGAAAAATGGGGAGGAAACAGGGAAAATATTAAGAGAGATGGGAGAAACGTATTCATTGATAATTGTAGGCAAGGGTGGGAGAGGCCAGTCATCAATGTTAATTGGATTGACTGATTGGGAAGGTTGTCCAGAGCTTGGAACTGTTGGGAATCTCTTAGCTTCTTCAGAATTGAGTATCAGTGGTTCAGTTCTAGTTATTCAACAGTATAGGAACCATTTGAATGAAAAACATGTTGATGATGATTTGTAG
- the LOC110619823 gene encoding protein FRA10AC1, with product MASFGSLKSAIYDREERKQQYQAHIRGLNAYDRHKKFLNDYVSFYGKERSSNVKLPVKTDRDTLREGYRFIRTEEDDMDTSWEQRLVKRYYDKLFKEYCIADMSHYKSGKIGLRWRTEKEVISGKGQFICGNKHCDEKNGLASYEVNFSYFEAGENKQALVKLVTCERCAEKLNYKNRKEKEQLEKREREEHKRKRERTRIHDDDSDSEGSKEKRKRGKKASISGDNDKASDDENFDEFLEGMFP from the exons ATGGCTTCTTTTGGGTCTCTGAAATCTGCAATCTACGACAGAGAAGAGAGAAAACA GCAATATCAAGCTCATATTCGAGGTCTTAACGCCTACGATCggcacaagaaattcttgaacGATTATG TTAGCTTCTACGGAAAAGAGAGGTCTTCAAATGTGAAATTGCCAGTTAAAACTGATCGGGATACCCTAAGAGAAGGATATAG GTTTATACGTACTGAGGAAGATGATATGGACACGTCCTGGGAGCAAAGGCTGGTGAAGCGCTACTATGATAAGCTTTTTAAAGA ATACTGCATAGCTGACATGTCACATTACAAGAGCGGCAAG ATTGGTTTGAGATGGAGGACAGAGAAGGAAGTCATCTCTGGAAAAG GGCAGTTTATATGTGGTAACAAGCATTGTGATGAAAAAAACGGCTTGGCAAGCTATGAG GTGaacttttcttattttgaaGCTGGTGAAAACAAACAAGCCCTTGTGAAGTTGGTAACTTGTGAAAG ATGCGCAGAAAAGCTTAACTACAAAAATAGGAAAGAAAAGGAGCAATTGGAGAAGAGGGAAAGGGAAGAACATAAAAGAAAGAG GGAACGAACGAGGATTCATGATGATGATTCTGATAGTGAAGGGAGCaaagagaagagaaaaagag GTAAAAAGGCTTCAATATCAGGAGACAATGATAAAGCTTCTGATGATGAGAACTTTGATGAATTTCTGGAGGGAATGTTTCCATAA
- the LOC110618637 gene encoding nuclear transcription factor Y subunit A-1, with the protein MPGKPDIGAHRLDQSAQSVLQSATYSQPWWQGVGNGPIFRESPSKSSLVEHLNGSLADGSIQSQANSGLDLESGENSNKDSHIAMASQSDGSNGQDHVKCVPMMAPVAMGGHLEPNPQMELLGHSIVLASYPYLDPQHGRALSYAPQAMVPPRFLHHARMPLPLEMEEEPVYVNAKQFHGILRRRQARAKAELEKKAIKARKPYLHESRHQHAMRRARGCGGRFLSTKKPQNNSTDHTADKDVNSGANPSQQSATFSGSEWLSKNNSRDLDSSSGLQEVKEYTSQETRDMQAQTSSNGNGNGHGQSSIYHPSSGDILTGGFLSQQRKSTNWHGVTNAALRIN; encoded by the exons ATGCCGGGAAAACCTGACATTGGAGCCCATCGGTTAGATCAGAGTGCACAGAGTGTGTTGCAATCGGCCACCTATTCTCAACCTTGGTGGCAGGGAGTCGGAAATGGTCCTATCTTTAGGGAAAGCCCATCAAAATCATCCTTAGTAGAGCACCTGAATGGTTCCCTTGCTGATGGATCTATCCAGTCACAAGCTAATTCTGGCTTAGACTTAGAGAGTGGAGAAAACTCCAATAAAGATTCCCATATCGCTATGGCATCACAATCTG ATGGAAGTAATGGACAAGATCATGTCAAATGCGTTCCAATGATGGCACCTGTTGCCATGGGTGGACACCTTGAACCAAATCCACAAATGGAACTTCTTGGTCATTCAATT gTTTTGGCATCATATCCATATTTGGATCCACAACATGGCAGGGCGTTAAGTTATGCACCACAAGCTATG GTACCTCCTCGATTCTTGCATCACGCTAGAATGCCTTTGCCCCTTGAAATGGAAGAAGAACCTGTTTATGTAAATGCAAAGCAATTTCACGGTATTTTGAGACGAAGACAGGCACGTGCTAAGGCTGAGCttgaaaagaaagcaataaaagcCAGAAAG CCATATCTTCATGAGTCTCGTCACCAACATGCTATGAGAAGGGCAAGAGGTTGTGGAGGCCGTTTTCTAAGTACTAAGAAGCCACAAAATAATTCTACAGACCACACAGCAGATAAAGATGTAAATTCTGGTGCTAATCCTTCACAACAATCTGCCACCTTCTCAGGCTCTGAATGGTTGTCCAAAAACAATAGTAGAGATTTGGATTCCTCCAGTGGTCTGCAAGAAGTAAAAGAATATACTAGTCAGGAGACTCGGGACATGCAAGCACAGACATCCTCCAATGGTAATGGCAATGGCCATGGACAGTCATCAATATATCATCCATCATCAGGTGATATCTTGACTGGAGGCTTCTTGAGTCAGCAGAGGAAAAGCACAAATTGGCATGGGGTCACGAATGCGGCCCTGCGCATTAATTAA